A DNA window from Macadamia integrifolia cultivar HAES 741 chromosome 4, SCU_Mint_v3, whole genome shotgun sequence contains the following coding sequences:
- the LOC122076207 gene encoding uncharacterized protein LOC122076207, whose product MDTHGKQRRGFFGAYRSGARPESDAAAAKASKPVLSRNWVLRKSKTHHEKEQAGRGDTPVAVVNLVESRKSVSHVETNLSSVASFLQVKVLATDMPGYMQVHAFKCARRTYDSLEKFSTKHMAHNIKKEFDRVYGPAWHCIVGSSFGSFVTHSTGCFLYFSMENIFVLVFKTKVQRAK is encoded by the exons ATGGATACCCATGGTAAGCAAAGAAGAGGCTTCTTTGGTGCTTACCGTTCTGGTGCCAGACCGGAATCAGATGCAGCAGCTGCCAAGGCAAGCAAACCAGTACTGTCAAGAAATTGGGTTCTAAGAAAATCAAAGACTCATCATGAGAAGGAGCAAGCTGGACGCGGCGATACACCGGTGGCGGTGGTGAACTTGGTGGAGTCAAGGAAATCTGTATCACATGTAGAAACAAACCTATCATCAGTGGCTTCATTCCTTCAAGTGAAAGTTCTTGCTACAGACATGCCAGGATACATGCAGGTTCATGCCTTCAAGTGTGCTAGAAGAACTTATGATAGCTTAGAGAAGTTTAGCACTAAACATATGGCTCACAACATTAAGAAG GAGTTTGATAGAGTGTATGGCCCTGCCTGGCATTGCATTGTGGGCTCAAGTTTCGGATCTTTCGTGACACATTCTACAGgttgtttcctttatttttcaatggaaaatatatttGTTTTAGTGTTTAAGACAAAGGTTCAGAGAGCAAAGTGA